The following proteins come from a genomic window of Gottfriedia acidiceleris:
- a CDS encoding histidine phosphatase family protein: protein MRIFLIRHTESIGNRKKVYAGMTDFDLTEKGLSQIDGVITQFTKMIEPTSRYTLYSSPLRRCTLLSDAIEDLIGESKIIDHRLQETNFGLFEGKTYTDLLNEVPEVVEKWNEDLIHFQIPNGESLKQCAERVNTFCHDIRSKNEDVIVVSHGGIMKLLLLNLLHLDLNHFWKFYTSNGCIIEIEYNDGFGFLKNIIQLN, encoded by the coding sequence ATGAGAATATTTTTAATTAGACATACAGAAAGCATTGGAAATAGAAAAAAGGTTTATGCTGGAATGACTGATTTTGATTTAACAGAAAAAGGCTTAAGTCAAATAGATGGTGTGATAACCCAGTTTACGAAAATGATTGAACCTACTTCACGCTATACTTTGTATTCAAGTCCACTTCGTAGATGCACTTTATTAAGTGATGCGATTGAAGATTTAATAGGAGAATCGAAAATCATTGATCATCGGTTACAAGAGACAAATTTTGGGCTATTTGAAGGGAAAACATATACTGATCTTTTAAATGAAGTGCCTGAAGTTGTAGAAAAGTGGAATGAAGATTTGATTCATTTTCAAATTCCGAATGGGGAAAGCTTAAAGCAATGTGCAGAAAGAGTTAATACATTTTGTCATGACATTAGATCAAAAAACGAAGATGTAATAGTAGTATCACATGGTGGGATTATGAAGTTACTACTCTTAAATTTACTTCACCTAGATTTAAATCATTTCTGGAAATTTTATACGAGTAATGGATGTATTATTGAAATTGAGTATAATGATGGTTTTGGATTTTTGAAAAATATCATTCAACTAAATTAA
- a CDS encoding amino acid ABC transporter ATP-binding protein, with amino-acid sequence MITLTNVTKSFGKNHVLKGIDLTVNKGEVVAILGPSGSGKTTLLRCINYLEKPNKGKITIDDFKVDFSQASKTEILSLRQKTAMVFQQFNLFKNKTVVENVMEGLIVAKKWSKEAAYKKSAELLEKVGLGNKLDSYPLQLSGGQQQRVGIARALALNPEVILFDEPTSALDPELVGEVLAIIRKIAKEGITMIIVTHEMAFARDVANHVVFMDGGIIVEEGNPKAIFQSPKEERTIQFLKRFSEEDMYYI; translated from the coding sequence ATGATTACTTTAACGAATGTAACAAAGTCCTTTGGAAAAAATCATGTGTTAAAAGGTATAGATTTAACAGTTAATAAAGGCGAAGTCGTCGCAATTCTAGGTCCTAGTGGATCAGGAAAAACAACTTTACTTCGTTGTATAAATTATTTAGAGAAACCAAATAAAGGAAAAATTACAATAGACGATTTTAAAGTAGATTTTAGTCAAGCTTCAAAAACAGAAATTCTTTCATTGCGCCAGAAAACAGCTATGGTATTCCAACAATTTAATTTATTTAAAAATAAAACAGTAGTTGAAAATGTAATGGAAGGATTAATAGTAGCTAAAAAATGGTCTAAGGAAGCAGCATACAAAAAAAGCGCTGAATTACTTGAGAAAGTAGGCTTAGGAAACAAGTTAGATTCTTACCCTCTACAGTTATCCGGCGGGCAGCAACAAAGAGTAGGAATTGCTCGCGCCCTTGCTTTAAATCCAGAGGTCATTTTATTCGACGAACCAACCTCTGCTTTAGACCCTGAATTAGTAGGTGAAGTACTAGCGATTATACGAAAAATAGCAAAAGAAGGAATTACAATGATTATCGTCACACATGAAATGGCATTTGCTAGGGATGTTGCTAATCATGTTGTGTTTATGGACGGCGGCATAATTGTTGAAGAAGGGAATCCCAAGGCTATCTTTCAATCACCTAAAGAAGAAAGAACAATTCAGTTTTTAAAACGATTTTCAGAGGAAGACATGTACTATATTTAA
- a CDS encoding zinc-dependent alcohol dehydrogenase, producing the protein MRAVTYQGHYNVKTIKVDDPKIQHKDDVIIKITSTAICGSDLHLYQGNFPIKEGYIIGHEPMGIVEEVGPGVTNLNKGDRVVIPFTVACGTCPYCNHGLQSQCDNSNPHYDSGGYFGYTSKFGDYPGGQAEYLRVPFGNYTPFKIPENCELDDDHLLFLSDVLPTAYWSVENAGVKERDTVIVLGCGPVGLMAQEFAWKKGAKRVIAVDYIDYRLEHSKKMNKTETYDFSKDPDMGETLKEITKGGADVVIDCVGMDGKKSPLEFIEQKMKLQGGTLGPIQIATKAVKKCGTVQITGVYGGNYNAFPLGAFFSRNVNIKMGQAPARHYMPHLYEQITSENIDPTKIITHKLSLDEADHAYHIFNNKEDNCIKVVLKP; encoded by the coding sequence ATGCGAGCGGTTACTTATCAAGGGCATTATAATGTAAAAACGATTAAAGTAGATGATCCAAAAATTCAACATAAAGATGATGTCATAATTAAAATAACATCAACAGCAATTTGTGGTTCTGACCTTCACCTATATCAAGGTAATTTTCCAATAAAAGAAGGCTATATTATAGGACATGAGCCGATGGGAATAGTTGAAGAAGTTGGTCCAGGTGTTACTAATTTAAATAAAGGAGATCGAGTCGTAATTCCATTTACAGTAGCTTGCGGAACTTGTCCATATTGTAATCATGGTTTACAAAGTCAGTGCGATAACTCGAATCCACATTATGATTCAGGTGGTTATTTTGGCTATACTTCCAAGTTTGGAGATTATCCAGGTGGACAAGCAGAGTATTTAAGGGTACCGTTTGGCAATTATACTCCGTTTAAAATACCAGAAAACTGTGAATTAGATGATGATCATCTACTGTTTCTCTCAGATGTACTACCAACTGCATATTGGAGTGTTGAAAATGCAGGGGTCAAAGAACGAGATACAGTCATTGTATTAGGATGCGGTCCAGTTGGGTTAATGGCTCAAGAGTTTGCCTGGAAAAAAGGTGCAAAAAGAGTTATTGCAGTAGATTATATCGATTACCGATTAGAGCATTCAAAAAAGATGAATAAAACAGAGACTTATGATTTTTCGAAAGATCCAGATATGGGTGAAACCTTAAAAGAGATAACAAAAGGTGGAGCGGATGTTGTCATTGATTGTGTTGGTATGGATGGGAAGAAATCACCGTTGGAATTTATTGAACAGAAAATGAAATTACAAGGTGGAACATTAGGACCAATTCAAATTGCTACAAAGGCTGTTAAAAAATGTGGAACTGTTCAAATCACAGGAGTTTACGGTGGGAACTATAATGCGTTTCCTTTGGGTGCATTTTTCAGTAGAAATGTAAATATAAAAATGGGGCAAGCTCCGGCAAGACATTATATGCCACACTTATATGAACAAATTACAAGTGAAAATATTGACCCGACCAAAATTATTACGCATAAATTATCTTTAGATGAAGCAGATCATGCCTATCATATTTTTAATAATAAAGAAGATAATTGTATTAAAGTGGTTTTGAAGCCATAA
- a CDS encoding ECF transporter S component, with amino-acid sequence MNTKRIVLLSLFIALSAVLSNIKIVYSIAFDSLPAFLAAMLISPIAGGIVGALGHLLTAITSGFPFTVPVHLFIAIQMLVIVWLFGVLFKKMNQYIAMVVAIILNGPVATLLSSLLIAYLNHSFTAKTISSFFILMVVPLTIASAANIVLAFILQKVMKRANFKI; translated from the coding sequence TTGAACACAAAAAGAATTGTTTTACTTTCATTATTTATCGCATTAAGTGCTGTACTGTCTAATATAAAAATAGTCTATTCTATTGCATTTGATTCTTTGCCAGCTTTTCTAGCAGCTATGTTAATTTCTCCGATTGCAGGCGGGATTGTAGGGGCACTAGGTCATCTTCTTACCGCAATTACTTCTGGTTTTCCATTTACAGTACCAGTGCATCTATTTATCGCAATACAAATGCTTGTGATTGTTTGGTTATTTGGCGTATTATTTAAAAAAATGAATCAATACATAGCAATGGTCGTGGCAATTATTTTAAATGGTCCAGTGGCAACTTTATTAAGTAGTCTATTAATTGCTTATTTGAATCACTCGTTTACAGCAAAGACTATTAGTAGTTTTTTTATCTTAATGGTTGTGCCATTGACTATAGCTTCAGCAGCAAATATTGTTTTAGCATTTATACTTCAAAAGGTGATGAAACGTGCAAATTTTAAAATATAG
- a CDS encoding amino acid ABC transporter permease, whose product MKLDFSFIWEAFIQILPAIPTTLFITFLSVLIGFVIGTFTAIVRIYKVPIFSQAASSYVTIIRGTPMITHLLIIYYSMSMLLDSLAEHYHFAFNSSSIPMTAFAITSFSITAGAYLSEVVRAGITNIDRGQIEAAYSVGMTTTQALRRIVFPQAFAVSLPNLSNTFIGMLHGSTLAFIVSVVDINAKAQIVASTNWKFFEAYIAAALIFWGITLVIERMTSLLEKRFSVFSRGGVK is encoded by the coding sequence ATGAAACTAGATTTCTCATTTATTTGGGAGGCATTTATACAAATACTACCTGCAATTCCAACTACACTTTTCATAACTTTTTTGTCAGTCCTTATTGGATTTGTAATAGGAACTTTTACGGCTATTGTTCGTATTTATAAGGTTCCAATATTTAGTCAGGCAGCATCTAGTTACGTTACGATTATTCGAGGAACGCCGATGATTACACACTTGTTAATTATTTATTATTCAATGTCAATGCTATTAGATTCACTTGCTGAACATTATCATTTTGCATTTAATTCATCATCAATTCCTATGACGGCTTTTGCAATTACTTCCTTTTCTATTACAGCAGGTGCGTATTTATCAGAAGTGGTTAGAGCTGGAATTACAAATATAGATCGAGGACAAATTGAGGCTGCTTATTCAGTTGGTATGACAACAACACAAGCACTAAGAAGAATTGTATTTCCACAAGCCTTCGCTGTAAGTTTACCAAATTTATCAAATACATTTATTGGAATGCTGCATGGATCAACTTTGGCATTTATTGTTTCTGTTGTAGATATAAACGCAAAGGCACAAATTGTTGCTTCTACAAATTGGAAGTTTTTCGAGGCATATATTGCAGCCGCACTAATTTTCTGGGGAATTACATTAGTTATTGAAAGAATGACAAGTTTATTAGAGAAGAGATTTAGCGTCTTTAGTCGAGGGGGAGTGAAATGA
- the ssuE gene encoding NADPH-dependent FMN reductase yields MKDIVIISASSSPNSKLNGILQFVKEKWTNVGIKVCQVNIRDLPTEALIKSDLNNEEIKEALNKIENSIGVVIAGPVYKASYSGLLKIFLDLIPQNGLKNKVVLPIFIGGTIAHLLSLDYALKPVLSVLGGNHFVTGVYAIDDWVIRDYQNYFSLSNELTERLNKATEELSEELIWLAVRP; encoded by the coding sequence TTGAAAGATATTGTCATAATTTCTGCAAGCTCATCACCAAACTCAAAATTGAATGGCATACTCCAATTTGTAAAAGAAAAGTGGACTAATGTAGGGATTAAAGTATGTCAAGTAAATATTAGGGATTTGCCAACGGAAGCTTTAATTAAGAGCGATCTTAATAATGAAGAAATTAAAGAAGCCCTTAATAAAATTGAGAATTCGATTGGGGTTGTTATCGCAGGACCAGTCTATAAGGCTTCCTATTCAGGTTTATTAAAAATTTTTTTAGATTTAATTCCTCAGAATGGCTTGAAAAATAAAGTTGTTCTTCCAATCTTCATCGGAGGAACAATTGCCCATTTACTGAGTTTAGATTATGCATTAAAACCAGTTCTCTCTGTTCTTGGGGGAAATCATTTTGTTACTGGTGTTTATGCAATTGATGATTGGGTAATAAGAGATTATCAAAATTATTTTTCATTATCTAATGAATTAACAGAAAGACTAAATAAAGCAACTGAAGAATTATCAGAAGAGTTAATTTGGCTAGCAGTAAGACCCTAA
- a CDS encoding amino acid ABC transporter permease: protein MGADFKAGLIFEYFIKLLPFIKISLIIVGSSILVGLGVGLLVALPRMYKVPIFQRISQIYVSFFRGTPILIQLFLIYYGVPELLKLVEVDVSRIDVLYFVILTYGLHSAAFISEGIRASVSAVDRGQIEAAYSVGMDGYQAFKRIIAPQAFAIWIPILGNLLIGTLKDTSLAFTLGVMELTGQSQTLGLLNRHFIESYLALALVYFILSVFLEKGFILLESRFGKYERTSVEKKEKTFKIRNIFGKMNRDVVVVKEGTRL from the coding sequence ATGGGTGCTGATTTTAAAGCTGGATTGATCTTTGAATATTTTATTAAATTACTACCTTTTATAAAGATTTCGTTAATCATTGTAGGGAGTTCTATTTTAGTAGGGTTAGGTGTTGGCTTACTTGTAGCCTTACCTAGAATGTATAAGGTACCAATTTTTCAAAGAATCTCGCAAATATATGTTTCATTTTTTAGGGGAACTCCTATTTTAATTCAATTATTTTTAATTTATTATGGCGTACCAGAGCTATTAAAACTAGTAGAAGTAGATGTTAGTAGAATTGATGTTTTATATTTTGTCATTTTAACATACGGATTACACAGTGCAGCTTTTATTTCAGAAGGTATTCGTGCATCAGTTAGTGCTGTAGATAGAGGGCAAATTGAAGCAGCTTATTCTGTTGGAATGGACGGATATCAGGCTTTTAAGAGAATCATAGCACCACAAGCATTCGCAATATGGATCCCTATTTTAGGAAACTTATTAATAGGAACATTAAAAGATACATCATTAGCATTCACTCTTGGGGTAATGGAGCTAACAGGGCAATCACAAACATTAGGTTTACTAAATCGTCATTTTATTGAATCCTATCTTGCACTTGCTCTCGTTTATTTTATTTTAAGTGTCTTTCTTGAAAAAGGATTTATCTTATTAGAAAGCCGATTTGGAAAATATGAAAGAACAAGTGTTGAAAAGAAAGAAAAAACTTTTAAAATCCGTAACATATTTGGAAAAATGAATCGTGATGTCGTTGTTGTGAAAGAAGGTACGAGATTATGA
- a CDS encoding MFS transporter: MIYSKQDVLHNEFQSIKNGAASTIAISLSNNYFILFAIAILGATNYQVGLISSLPSIVGMAAMLPAAFIVNKLEEKRKFTAYSIFFTRFFLLIMVFLPFIKSEHISWFFVILIALMNFPGTFLNLSWQAFIGDLIPADRRNTFFGNRNRILTFTGMIVTLVAGICMKSISPKSALPYQLLFLFAFIFGMIEFFYLLKHKEEKQKIEISNHYSPFSKHLFQYKPYISFLVCALFFNFAWQMAWSLFSIYQIRFAHATAFWISLFTVSNQLSQIVSFRWWAKMANRYSNTQLLIWISIGMASAPILNILSTNYVYLFFVNFTSGFFVSGTVLILFNSLLDATEEEHRTSYIANYNFLLSIVAFIAPQFGVFLLESFSMNIAMIISTIFRGLAGVFFGVMAYKMAHSKQLDYKQNKISL; this comes from the coding sequence TTGATTTACAGTAAACAAGATGTGCTACACAATGAATTCCAGAGCATTAAAAATGGAGCTGCATCTACAATCGCAATCAGTTTATCAAATAATTATTTTATATTGTTTGCTATTGCAATTTTAGGTGCTACCAATTATCAAGTTGGTTTAATTTCTTCCTTACCTTCAATCGTCGGAATGGCCGCCATGCTCCCAGCTGCTTTTATTGTTAATAAGTTAGAAGAAAAAAGAAAATTCACTGCCTACTCCATTTTCTTTACACGTTTTTTTCTATTAATAATGGTTTTTCTTCCATTTATTAAATCAGAGCATATCTCATGGTTTTTTGTTATTTTAATTGCATTAATGAATTTTCCTGGTACATTTCTAAATCTAAGCTGGCAGGCATTTATAGGTGATTTAATTCCAGCAGATCGTCGAAACACATTTTTTGGCAATCGAAATAGAATACTGACCTTTACGGGAATGATTGTAACGCTTGTAGCAGGAATATGTATGAAATCCATTAGCCCAAAAAGTGCTCTTCCGTATCAATTACTTTTTTTATTTGCATTTATATTTGGAATGATCGAGTTCTTTTATCTATTGAAACATAAAGAGGAGAAGCAAAAAATTGAAATTTCTAATCATTATTCTCCTTTTTCAAAACATCTTTTTCAGTATAAACCATATATCTCATTTTTAGTTTGTGCATTATTTTTTAACTTTGCGTGGCAAATGGCATGGTCTTTATTTTCGATCTATCAAATAAGATTTGCTCATGCAACTGCTTTTTGGATTAGTTTATTTACTGTAAGCAACCAACTTTCACAAATTGTTAGTTTTCGTTGGTGGGCAAAGATGGCGAATCGTTACAGTAATACTCAATTATTAATTTGGATTTCAATCGGAATGGCATCTGCACCTATTTTAAATATTTTATCAACTAATTATGTATACTTATTTTTCGTAAACTTTACATCCGGATTTTTTGTATCTGGTACAGTTTTAATATTATTTAATAGCTTACTAGATGCTACAGAAGAAGAACATCGCACTTCCTATATTGCCAATTATAATTTCCTACTTTCAATCGTTGCTTTCATCGCTCCACAATTTGGTGTTTTTTTACTTGAATCCTTCAGTATGAATATTGCGATGATTATTTCAACGATATTCAGAGGATTGGCTGGAGTATTTTTTGGAGTGATGGCCTATAAAATGGCACATTCGAAACAATTAGATTATAAGCAAAATAAAATATCTCTCTAG
- a CDS encoding DNA alkylation repair protein, whose product MADALKNVYNYDLISKIANEIITVYTDFNRETFMDKVFNGNWDEKTLKERMRQITICLGETLPNKYEKSIDILRSILDKFPKGQLSSIFFPDFVEVYGLEHWIKSMEALEIFTQHSTSEFAVRPFIVQDQERMMTQMLKWSTHPDEHVRRLASEGCRPKLPWGMVLKSLKKDPTPILPILENLKEDESLYVRKSVANNLNDISKDHPTLVLKIAKEWYGKNPHTNWIIKHACRTLLKNGNIEALTIFGFQTAKAIHIDQFQLHSDNIEIGGDLNFSFMIHSNEPTATKLRIEFAIDYVKSKGNRTRKIFKISENTIESGKTFTYNRTLSFKNLSTRKHYPGQHSITLLINGVESGTYDFTVK is encoded by the coding sequence ATGGCAGATGCTTTGAAAAATGTATATAACTACGATTTAATTTCAAAAATCGCAAACGAAATAATCACCGTTTATACAGATTTTAATCGTGAAACTTTTATGGATAAAGTATTCAATGGAAACTGGGATGAAAAAACATTAAAGGAAAGAATGAGACAGATTACGATTTGTTTGGGAGAGACACTTCCAAACAAATATGAAAAATCAATAGATATTTTAAGAAGTATATTAGATAAATTTCCAAAGGGACAATTAAGTAGTATTTTTTTTCCTGATTTTGTTGAAGTGTACGGCTTAGAGCATTGGATAAAATCTATGGAAGCTCTAGAAATATTTACACAGCACTCAACATCAGAATTTGCTGTTAGACCGTTTATTGTACAAGACCAAGAACGAATGATGACACAAATGCTAAAATGGTCTACTCATCCAGATGAACATGTAAGAAGGCTTGCAAGTGAAGGATGCAGACCCAAATTACCGTGGGGGATGGTTCTAAAAAGTCTAAAAAAAGACCCAACTCCAATTCTTCCGATTCTAGAAAACTTAAAGGAAGATGAGTCACTATATGTTCGAAAAAGTGTAGCAAATAATTTAAATGATATTTCTAAAGATCACCCAACGCTAGTATTAAAAATTGCGAAAGAATGGTACGGTAAAAATCCACATACCAATTGGATTATAAAGCACGCATGTAGAACCCTATTAAAAAATGGTAATATAGAAGCTTTAACGATTTTTGGATTCCAAACGGCAAAAGCAATCCATATCGACCAATTCCAATTACATTCAGACAATATAGAAATTGGTGGAGACTTAAACTTTTCTTTTATGATTCATAGTAACGAACCGACAGCCACAAAACTTAGAATCGAATTCGCAATTGATTATGTAAAATCAAAAGGAAATCGTACAAGAAAAATCTTTAAAATATCCGAAAACACAATTGAAAGTGGCAAAACATTTACATACAACAGAACACTCTCTTTCAAAAACTTATCAACAAGAAAACACTATCCAGGTCAACATAGTATCACACTACTAATCAATGGAGTGGAAAGTGGAACGTATGACTTTACGGTAAAATAA
- a CDS encoding transporter substrate-binding domain-containing protein gives MKKFVITLVSLAVVVLIITFALKNNDKEAATATGSKVQRIVVGTGTQFPNVCFIDKNGNLTGFDVELVKEVDKRLPEYKFDLKTYEFSSLLLSLETKKIDFVAHEIEKNPEREEKYLFNKESYAHWKNKIVVAKGNNSIQSIDDLKGKKVLTTATSAEAQILENYNKEHNNAIKIVYQNGGANDTVQQIISGRVDATVSADFTLSLIDPKGELKAVGPALTEADVLFAFRKNDTKDQKLADAIDEALLKIKADGTLAKLSQKWLGADFTAN, from the coding sequence ATGAAAAAGTTTGTTATTACACTTGTATCCTTGGCAGTCGTTGTTTTAATCATTACATTTGCTTTAAAAAATAATGATAAAGAGGCAGCAACAGCTACTGGTTCAAAAGTTCAAAGAATTGTTGTAGGTACTGGTACACAATTTCCAAATGTATGCTTTATCGATAAAAATGGAAATCTAACTGGCTTTGATGTTGAACTTGTAAAAGAAGTTGATAAAAGATTACCAGAATACAAGTTTGATTTAAAAACATATGAATTTTCAAGCTTATTGTTAAGTCTAGAAACTAAGAAAATAGATTTTGTGGCACACGAAATTGAAAAAAATCCAGAGAGGGAAGAGAAGTATTTATTTAACAAAGAATCTTATGCGCATTGGAAAAATAAGATCGTTGTTGCAAAAGGTAATAATTCAATTCAATCAATTGATGACTTAAAAGGCAAAAAGGTATTAACAACAGCTACAAGTGCAGAAGCACAAATTCTTGAAAATTATAATAAAGAGCATAATAACGCAATTAAAATTGTTTATCAAAATGGTGGAGCAAATGACACTGTTCAACAAATTATATCAGGGCGTGTAGATGCTACAGTCTCTGCAGATTTTACCTTATCTTTGATTGATCCAAAAGGCGAATTGAAAGCAGTAGGGCCAGCTTTAACAGAGGCTGATGTATTATTTGCCTTTAGAAAAAATGATACAAAAGATCAAAAATTAGCAGATGCAATTGACGAAGCACTATTAAAAATAAAAGCTGACGGAACACTTGCTAAATTAAGCCAAAAGTGGTTAGGTGCTGATTTTACAGCAAATTAA
- the cobS gene encoding adenosylcobinamide-GDP ribazoletransferase, with translation MNRFKMIISFFSTIPVKNYDFIEAELGKGIRLVPLVGMLFGLILVSLNTGISLVLDKESSAFLILLVYLFLTGGLHFDGVADTSDGIFSHRSKERILEIMKDSRIGAFGVISLIVLFLGDWLFLSKSTTFVIFIFPIIGRCIALFTCRISTYARNEGFGSQFIIEAKKSNSLFVLITYLLLICVSSVYINEMAIVFAICLTFIFITFVTKRINQKLDGITGDVIGFTIEVSQLCFLIFAVIGERLV, from the coding sequence ATGAATCGATTTAAAATGATCATCAGTTTTTTTTCAACCATACCGGTTAAAAATTACGATTTTATTGAAGCCGAACTAGGAAAAGGAATTAGATTGGTTCCATTAGTAGGTATGTTATTTGGTTTAATACTTGTTAGTTTGAATACTGGAATATCATTAGTTTTGGACAAAGAATCCAGTGCATTTCTTATTCTATTAGTCTATTTATTCTTAACAGGTGGATTACATTTTGATGGAGTAGCTGACACGTCAGATGGAATTTTTAGTCATCGTTCAAAAGAAAGAATACTAGAAATTATGAAAGATAGTCGCATTGGCGCATTTGGGGTAATCTCCTTAATTGTTTTATTTTTAGGAGATTGGTTATTTTTATCAAAGAGTACAACATTTGTTATTTTTATATTTCCGATAATTGGGAGATGCATTGCCTTATTCACATGCAGAATAAGTACTTATGCTAGAAATGAAGGATTTGGAAGTCAATTTATAATCGAAGCCAAAAAATCTAATTCATTATTTGTTCTAATTACATACTTGTTACTTATTTGTGTAAGTAGTGTATATATCAATGAAATGGCCATTGTTTTTGCGATATGTCTCACGTTTATTTTTATTACTTTTGTAACGAAAAGAATCAATCAAAAACTTGATGGAATTACAGGAGATGTAATTGGATTTACAATTGAAGTTTCCCAATTATGCTTTTTAATTTTTGCTGTTATAGGTGAGAGATTAGTATGA
- a CDS encoding LysR family transcriptional regulator, producing MNIENIEAFIHVIHYGSFNKAAESLFLSQPTVTARIQSLERELNCQLFHRTGKQINITEEGKRFLPYAQQLVHIYEKGKMHVNQKKSHNNELKIGSTVSVSNYVISEILPKLSVSKEDLHYKVITGKSDELINKVLNNEIDIGFVRKTSHPSLQSIKLFEDPITLYVYKDHPFISKKSITIQDIAQENLIFFECGSLDWLRIHRLFENLEAPPNIRIHTDSSEMSKKLIIEQFGIAFLPSISVKKEVKEGILYPIHIEETKGIFLQTNIFCNRGEYTDLMNEIVELSKELVK from the coding sequence ATTAATATTGAAAATATAGAAGCGTTTATCCATGTAATTCACTATGGTAGCTTTAACAAAGCTGCAGAATCACTTTTTCTGTCACAACCAACTGTTACGGCTAGAATCCAATCGTTAGAAAGAGAATTAAATTGTCAGCTTTTTCACCGAACGGGTAAACAAATTAATATAACAGAAGAGGGTAAGCGCTTCTTACCATATGCTCAACAATTAGTTCATATTTACGAAAAAGGGAAGATGCACGTTAATCAAAAAAAATCACACAATAATGAATTGAAAATTGGCTCCACTGTTTCGGTTTCAAACTATGTTATTTCAGAAATTTTGCCAAAACTTTCGGTAAGTAAAGAAGATTTACATTATAAAGTTATTACAGGTAAGAGTGATGAATTAATTAATAAAGTGTTAAATAATGAAATTGATATAGGTTTTGTTCGGAAAACTAGTCACCCTAGCTTACAATCAATTAAATTATTTGAAGATCCAATTACGCTTTATGTTTATAAAGATCATCCGTTTATTTCAAAAAAATCGATCACAATTCAAGATATTGCTCAGGAAAATCTTATTTTCTTTGAATGCGGTTCATTAGATTGGCTTAGAATTCATCGATTATTTGAAAATCTAGAGGCTCCTCCAAATATTAGGATTCATACTGATAGCTCGGAGATGTCAAAAAAACTTATTATAGAACAATTTGGAATTGCTTTCTTACCTAGTATCAGTGTGAAAAAAGAAGTTAAAGAAGGAATACTATACCCAATACATATTGAAGAAACAAAGGGAATTTTTCTTCAAACAAATATTTTCTGTAATCGTGGAGAGTATACAGATTTAATGAATGAAATAGTTGAATTAAGCAAAGAGTTGGTGAAATAG
- the cobU gene encoding bifunctional adenosylcobinamide kinase/adenosylcobinamide-phosphate guanylyltransferase, producing the protein MILIIGGARSGKSSYAERRIKELQTNSNDVVYIATAIPFDGDMNERIKRHQEDRPNNWHTIERYKHFNQLKTHEKFIQSKYVLLDCMTVMVTNLMFDQYTDVDFETIDNEEINKLEFDIEVVVNELIDMCDQHSKTLIIVTNEVGYGLVPSYRLGRIFRDIAGRINQKIASRAEEVILVTAGIPLRIK; encoded by the coding sequence TTGATTCTAATTATTGGTGGGGCCCGTAGTGGAAAGAGTTCCTATGCCGAAAGACGAATAAAGGAGTTACAAACAAATTCAAATGATGTAGTTTATATTGCTACAGCAATACCATTTGACGGAGATATGAATGAAAGAATTAAAAGACATCAAGAAGATCGTCCGAACAATTGGCATACCATTGAGCGCTATAAACATTTTAATCAACTAAAAACGCATGAAAAATTTATACAATCGAAGTATGTCTTATTAGATTGTATGACAGTTATGGTGACAAATTTAATGTTTGATCAGTATACTGATGTTGATTTTGAAACAATTGATAACGAGGAAATAAACAAGCTAGAGTTTGATATAGAAGTTGTAGTGAACGAGTTGATTGACATGTGTGATCAGCATAGTAAGACATTAATAATTGTAACGAACGAGGTAGGATATGGACTAGTTCCATCTTATCGATTAGGAAGGATTTTTAGAGATATTGCTGGGCGTATAAATCAAAAAATTGCTTCAAGAGCAGAAGAAGTTATACTCGTTACAGCTGGTATACCATTAAGAATAAAGTAG